tattattttgaaaaatacaaatatctgaaaattttatagatatttgCAAATATTTACGGATTACGAATATCTCGTCTATGTTGTTTAGTACAAGTAAATCTAAAAAACTATACaagttttttttcataaaataccttatttatagtataaaacaaaaaaaaattagtgacactatatgtttaataaatttttaaaattattttttattttataaaacataaattttttatacaattgtaggttttataaagattttatatttctttcttaatttcatacttttaaaagtaattttattaatgaaattattaaaattatatgcaAAATTAATAACTATATAGAATTATACATTTACTACTCTCTAATTAATTGTAGATATACTTCTATTCGTAAATAAGCAGATATATgactttgtaattttttttatatgtgatttgttttggttttaacggattattaattattaatttttgttttgtatcaaAAATTTAAGGATATCTAGATTTTTTAAATCGAATCAAAACCAACAACAAATTTATGAACTTAAAACATTAGTTGCATATTAAATAACGATTTTCGACCGCCAAAAAAGTCACAATTGACGTTGGGCCGCTCAAATTGTATTATATTGTCAATATGCAAGAAAGGAAGGGGTTATTATgtaaataagataaaaaaagtttgttttattaCATAATAAACATGTGTCTTCTTCTGAGCTCAACTTAAAaagaccagaaaaaaaaaaaaaaaaacaaattgggATCGAAAggggaaattagggtttgacAATCGACATGGATACAAAATCAAGCGAGGAATCGTCGATCGAGACGGAGCCAATGGAAACTTCCACCGGCGTTGACACGTCCTTGCTAGGGAAGCGCAAGTTGGAGGAAACAGACGATCAGGAGGATTCCGGCGAAGAGGAAGTCGACGgagatgaggaggaggaggaaggtaGTGATCTCTATTGGGAGAAGGATAGTTTCGATGGGCGGGAATATCATCCCTCTGACGACAGCGAGTACTCAGACGAGGATCTACAGGAAAGAGCACGTTATTACAATCGCACGGTCATCGAAACCAAGGTAGTAATATTATCAtcatttttgttatgtttttttttttttaacagctaAAGAtcactgctttttttttttaagggtttCTTTGAGTCATCGGGTAAACTCCCCTTTTACACTTGGTCTGGAATTGTTGTAGCCTCGCATCGGGATCTTGAAACGAAAATGTATGGAGGTATCACGGGTCGGGAGTTCGTCGGGAACATGGCATGTGAATGTGTTGAAAAACACAACCGAAGAAACAATAAGAATGTGAAATTCGAGCATTTATTGAGGGCTAATTTCGACCCAGGAGCCAAGACTAAGTACTACATCACCTTTGCTGCAAGAGAATCTGACTCTCCTGATGCGCCTCCCGTGGAGTATCAGGCTAAGGTGGTTTGGTCTGCAGGCATTACTTATCCCATCTTTTGCAGACCCGCTCCACCATCACCTAAACACTAAACAGGGGTAATGTATAAGCTCTCTTTGTTGGACTAGAAGAGAGAATCACATTTTTGTTGATTTATTAAACATATCATAATAACCTGCTATTGGTGTCCTCTGTATTTGTGATGCAATTATAATTTCTACACTTGGTTAGAAGAGCATTTGATCGTATATAGTGGCAATCGGTTACACAGTTCACATCTGATTTCCTTTTTTACTGTCAATATGGTAGTTATAAAGAGTAACTGAAGCGATGGAAGAGAGCACTTGAATGAGGTAACCAAGTTGATGGAAGGGAAGGAAGCAGTGAAAAGAGATTCAACAATGCTTCTTGTTTATGTTCTACATTTAAACTATTTGCATACTTCGTGGATTTTAAAACTATGTTTTAGTTTGTATGTCAACCTctacatttaaattatttgcatatttCCTGGATTTAAAACTATGTTTTAGTTATATGTCAAGGATATCCTATGAAAATTTGTTTAGCGTTGGCTGGACTAATCAAGTCTTGTGacctgtgtttttttttcttttcttcttaacAATGAATATAACTAGCATGTTATCATATTATCATAAGTTTATTCATCCTATTTTCTGAGTCATCAACTATTTGTTTACAAAATACTTTAAATACTATCTCCAAAGATTCTTTAAATAACAGTGAGTTTCACAATCATTCTTTGTGGTTAAAAGAAATTCATCAATACCAAATAGGAAAAACTTTCATGTCTCGCAACCTTAATACTTGAAAAAGTCTGAAGACCCTGCTGATTAATGCTTGAGACAAATGATGTCACATTTTTCTTCAATGACTATTTGGATATAGCCTTCACAACCCCATCCTGTACCCCATGAATTCTGACCAATGAAGTAGAGCTTCCCTTCTTTAACCCATAAGAATAATGCTGTGTAGTCGACTGCTCGGGGTAATGATCTCCTTCCTTGGCAAATAGTAGATCtgcatgaaaaatatttaacatttacTATTAGCTTATTCAAATAATCCAAAGTCAGTGGAAAATCTAACACAATTGTCATTCCAGGTCAAACTCATAActacataaaatatatgtaacttCTGTACTAACCTCCCCCTTATTTGATGAAAATTGAAAATCCAACTGTAACCTCAGTGCAACAGGATAGGAGTCATCCAACAACTGTTGAATGTACGCAGCATCAACATCTTCGTAAAGATCAAAGTCAAATTTAATACGCTGCCCTTTATCTCCTCCATCCTTGTAAAATGTAATTACATGGAATCCAGTTAGATAACTATAAAGATGCACTAGCTAATACAAAATAATCACGCAACAATGCAAAAGTTTACCATTGCTCCATGTCTTGTTGTTGACACTTTCAACATTCCAGGGTCTTTAATAAGCCTAAAAGCTTTTTTGAGATTGGACAGTGCTaactcttctttcttcttaGGCTTCACTTGATTGATCAAATCATTGTAAGAGAACTCAAGTGGATTATTGGGATTGTCTATGTTGTGATTAGCCTGTGAAAGGCGAGAAAAACAGACAGCCCAACATATATctacattttaaatttaacaATTGCTAGTTAGTTTTATTCACAAtataattttaactatttttgatTATATGATTCTAAGTAAAGTCACATATTACCTTTTAAACCTTGGTTCATTACGGGTCCAATAATCTGTCCAGTTCCTAAGCTCCAATCTTTCCTTATGTCATGGAACACCTATCACAAATGTAAAACTTAGAACACTTAATTCAGATAtcttaatcaaaaatattaaaatggtaAGATATACCTTTCTGTACATTGGTTCTGTGATTATCTTGGAAGATGATCCTTCAGCCTTTTTTAGTTCATCAGCGTGTTGTTTAGCTTGGGCATTCTGATTTTTTCTGCCGGGTTTACCTCCAAGAGAACCTTTGTACATCTTGTTCGACATAGAAATAAACAATCACCTACATAGATAGATCATCGAGTAAGTTTCACTGGAAAAGGTCTAATCTTTAACatctaaaacccataaaaattCAGAAACGGAAGAGGAACAGTGAAGCTCagtcaaaaagaaaacttaACCGAGAACGAAGAtgaaataaaatacactttCGCTGAAAAAGATCTAATCTTTAACATAAGTTTCAGCCCAAAAGCTAACTGAGAAGCAAGATGTCACGCACTTTCACTGAAAAAGTTCGAATCTTTAACATCTACAACCCATAAAATTTCAGAAACGTAAGAAGTATAGGGaacttcaacaaaaaaaaagcaactcTTTTTCGTATGAAAGACAATCTAGGGCTTAATGCATTAATACACATAGACAAGAATGAAAGAGGGACAACAACATCATCTTTTCTTCTAAAAAGATTTTAGCTTTTAACATCAAGAAACCCTTTAGATCTTAGAAACTGAAGAAGAATCATGGAAGTGTCTTAGAAAATACAAAGAACGAAAGCACACTCTTTTCTTGTAACTCACACCAACATTAACATCATCACAACACCCATATaatgaagaaaaaatagaagGATCAAAATCCACCTTTTCCTTGCTTtgaagaagttttggagttttAGCAGCACAACCTTTCTTCAAAGGTTCAGTCTTTGACAGTCAAAAACCCATAAAGCAACTAGAGAAAAAACTTGTGTGCAATTCGAAATACTAGGGAAATAATCCGCTGCAACAAGATTTACCATAGTTTGTGTAGTCCCTTCTATTTTAAGTAAATTTGCTTTTGTTGCataggttttggttttggttttaattttaattttataaaaactaaattttcattTCGAGGTTCCAAGTAGTTCAATAGAGCTATTTTAGGTTAATCGTATATGTATTGTCTACAAggtttaatatataaaggatcTTGATGAAAAAGACTAGTTAATTTTTGGTTAAGCAGGTCAgtaattagggttttgtatttaGTTTATTGGTGTATATGATTTTACATTGAGGTTAGAGCACATATTTATGCCTCTTTTTTTCTAGTCTTACTGTAAAATTTAGACTGTTGTTTTCAGGAGTTCATATAGTCTTTATCCTAGGTTTATCATATACAATTATGTTTTCAAACTTTATGTTAAATATGTAATTCTTCctaaaaaatgatttatttgattaaaaaatattatcacgGTATTCAGtttgtaataaattatatacaacATCCAagtatttttctcaaaaatatattataaacacaGTCTCTCACTTGAACGTGGGTCTAATTGAGTCCAATGTATAGATCATGAAATTTTTCAGCGTTTATAATTAGGTATCTATAATTAGTACATTTATCTTTCACTGTAACACTCTTACGCGTAAAACAATAAAAAGCCTTAAATAGTATACTAATGGTTAACAATGTCAACATCATTTCTCGCAGTAGAAAACGTAAGCTGAATTTTCTTAACAAAGCTTTCTAAAAGTGTTATAGGAAGGATCAATTGAACAATACTTTATAAAAGTCAAAAACATCTCGATCGGATTTCTACTCTTGGGTTGAATTGAACTAATTACGATTCCACTGGTTAATGTGATTTGCTTATTTTGTTCTCTTTTAGTCCTATGGATTTTTCAAGATTAGGTGGAGTATTCAGTTatgtgatttgaatttttttttttttttttttgtgttacgttgtatatattttatgagtTTAGTTTTTCTTTGCTGGAAACTGAACTGCAGAGAATTTCTGGTTGCTTTTAGGACAATGTACATTACACGTTGGGTAAACCGCGAGGTTTACCCTTTAGGTTTTTAGCTCATTATGTTTTCTTAGAAGCTTTGAGTTGACTAGAGGCATCAATGGAGGCAGAAGCTACTGCACTTGCGTGCTTATGTGATGTGTGAATTACTTGGGGTTCATAAATGTCTATTTTGAGAGTGATTTTAAGCAACTAATAAAGGCAATTGGAGTGGCATCGCCTGCAAGTCTAGACAAGGGAAATAAGAGAGCAGCATCAATCAcctattcctttttttttttttggtcgaaccTTTCATTACTTGCattaaaagaaaagagtttACACCATAACTGAGATAGGAGAAGCAACAACAAGGGCTGCTTTAGCTAATCTATCAGCAGCTTCGTTCTTAGTACGAGggataaaagaaaaagagatagaATTCAATGATCGACTCATCACGCCAATGTCGTGGAGGATGCCTTGAATAGCAGTCACAGAAGAGTTTCCTGTGATGAGATCCGTGAGACTTTTACAATCTGAAAGACAGAGTAAGTCTGTGAAACCTGCATTAGTAGCAGAGTAGATAGCTTCTTTCAAGGCCAGTGCTTCGGCTACCATAGCTGAGGCCACATAGCGTCGGTGAGAAGAGCCTTGGAGCAGTGTAGTCCCGTCTTGCTTCTTAATGATCCATCCCATTCCTCCCCTACCAGTCGCATTATCCCAAGCGCTGTAAGAGAAACATTGTACCGTTGAAGTTAGGTTGTGTATTAGACGACAGTTCTGAGCTGTTTTGGGGGGTTTTGGAGAAGTTGTCGGGGGCTTAAGAGGCTGAGCCACTTGCCATTCACGACCATCCTTGATTGCCTTTAGGATAACCTCCCTTTCATTGAAGATCTTTTCCTCAAATACCATACGGTTCCTACTAGTCCATAAGGTCCATAGTAACCAAAGAAACAGAGGTTGGGAGATTCCAGACGGAGGGAGATTTACCATTCTTTGGCTTTGTTTGAAGAGCTCTATTACAGAAGCCACCACAGAGGGGTTTGGCTTGAATAGAGCAGGAGTGAGGTCCCATACTTTTACGGCGAAAGGGCAGGTGAGGAAGACATGGAGGACGGTTTCATCGCCACTGCATCGCTTGCATTTCCCATCAGTCTCGATTCCTCTTCTTCTCAGAAGATCTCCCACAGACAATGCATCACGCTTTACTTTCCAAAGAAAGTGTCTAAGCTTTGGGGGACACTTGACATTCCAAATACATTGGTTTCAGTTGAAGCTTTCAGGTGTTGTTTGAGTGATGTTGAGTTTTGAGATAGCATAACCTGATTTTGTAGTGTACTCGCCTGATTTCTCAGGCAACCATGCTCTCATATCTTCCATTCCTAGCGCACTTGGAACCAGTAAATTGATGTGGTCCTCATATTGAGGGAGGATCTGATGTATCAGGGGAGCGTTCCAAACATCCGAGACTACTTTCAAAGCCGTGGATCAAACCATTGGAGACTCGATAACTTTTTTTTCTGGTGTGCACATGCGGGACTCGATAAGACGATAACTATATATGTTGTCTTTCCTTTGTTTCCATGCTATACTTAAACATCTTACTCCCAATTGCGTTTAAGGCGTTTTGTTGAGATGTATAAAGTATAAACAATCGCTGATTTGCTTTATTCATCAGTgtaatcctttatatattagCATCATAATtgagttaaaaagaaaatagaataCATGTAAAATATACACAATAATAAGGTatggaaatatttgaaatagttgTTCTTCTCAAGCATAGATTAGCTGATGGCTTACGTCTAATGATTCCCAAAACTCCTATTCTACAACCCTAACAGTAGTATACCAATCATAACTTCTGACTTCTCCCTTTAAAACATTCCCACATCACTCGGTTATGACCTGATAATTTGTATTTGTGTGCTCGGTTATCCAAAAGCTTTTgagtataatattgtattttgtTGGGTCAAATCATCGGttagtttattttttgaattatgGGATATAATTACGCCAGTAGCCACATAATCGAGGAACGCGGGAGAAGATGAAAAACACGTTTCACTTTTCTTAAGAGGGCATTTCGGGAACTTCGTAACACCATATATGATGGTGGCATGGCCAAACAcgtgatatatttttttagagcaTCTCTAGCttaaaactccatttttttctccaaaattgtgtaaaagtgaaaatagaataaaattacTATGACCGGTGATGAGATGACCTTAGCACCATCCGTCGCTACCACAAGAATATTACTATGACTGGTGATGTCAAAAGGATGTAAAATCTGGATTAGTTGTTGATCATCCACTAtcaaatatttcaaaaagaGAAGCGAATACTTTTGTATTACAGAGAATTAACATGAGTCTTAACTTCGtaagtaatatatataaagGTAAACATCAAGTAGTAATTTAAAAGCTCAAAAAAAGGGAAGGGTATAGAAAAATCTTATTGGAAGAAGACCATGGGAGAAACTcggaccaaaaaaaaaaaacataatatctttctttctttacttGGAAGGCAAATATGGAGTGAGGATAcgggaagaagaaaaaaaaaacaaataatcatGGCGAATCATCTTTCTCCTGAGGGCTTCCAGCGAGCCAGCCCCAGACACCACCCGAGCTCTGTCGTTTAGCGTTCATTGCGGCTTGTTCAGAGGCAGCCTTTTGGCGCTGCAGGAGTTCTAGTTCCTTCTGTAGTGTTTCCAGTGTTTGAAGCTTTTGCCTTAGCTCCGCAACATCAACCTGCAGATTCAAACGGAAGGAGATCGAGTTAGGTTTTGCTCTTACTAGGTGATGGATCCAGTGGATTAATACCTCCAGTTTGAAGCATCTTGATTGTTCGGTTGCAAGTTGGCTACGGACAGAATGAAGTTCCTATAAAATGTCGGGACAAAGATAAGATGTATCAGAGAAAAAAATCCTGAGAGACTTCCCGATGTTACTATGtgaagtattattattattattaccttGTACAAATCTGCATTTCGTGATTCTCCATCTGCTAGCTCTTGCCTTAGTTGGAGAGTCTGCATCTTCTCCTTGTTCAGTGATAACTCCAGTTCTTCCTTCTCGGCTTTAAGAGTCTCGATAATGCGTTCGTTGTTTCCTTCAACCTGGTTGATTCATTACCAGAAAATCAAAATAAGAGAAAAGAGGTGGTGATGATCGCGATTTGGGTAACTATAATCACTACCAGTACTACATCATGTATACCTTTGATCCAGGGTTAACGTTGTCCATGACAATTTCCCGCACTCTGCTTTCTTGGCTCACCTCAACCTCTGACTCGATTTCTCTGGTCGTGGCGTTGTTAACAGCAGAGAGACTAGCTGGCAAAGGCGCTTCTAGAGTCTTTTGTTGAAGTGTTGATTTGTGGCTTGGCTTAAGCAGATTAACCTAAAGCCGAGGAATAATTAGAAGCAGAACTGAATGCAAAATCAAGAGAATGGTAACTTATGGCTTGACAATATAGTCTCTACCTCGTTGTTGTAACGTCCATTGTATCCACCAAAAGCAACTAGCACATCTTCACCATTGTATGAACTAACGACTAAACTTAATCCCTgtcataagaaaaataaaggaAGATAAGCCCTTAAGTTCTGCAAGATTAAAACGAAATAAGCAAAGACTCTTAAAATGGCACTACCCTGTTTCAGAAATGATTAGGCTAAATTACTAGTTTTTAGCTATCTTGAAAATTGGTACGGATAATAAATGTTCATTGAAGTACCTCGCTAGCAAGAGGTACACGTCCTTGAACTAAAGTCACTACCGACCATGCAAGAGTTGACATGTTTAGTACAACACTTTCAGATGCCCCTACAGTGATTTACCAGGTTGCAGCACAATCAGTCAACACGAAATTGAAAAAGCCAAgcaaatatcatttttttcacAATTCCTATATGTGGTTATTGGAGAGATAAACAGAAATGGCAAGGAAGGAAAGACAACaaggaaaaaaatgaataaacctTACCACTCTTGTTATCACCGCCACCAACAATAAACCAGTTCTCCCCAATTGTCACGCCAGCATGTCCAGATCGAGGAGTTGGTACCTCACCTTGTTGTGCTGGTCTTGACCACTCCATCTATATGTAACAGTTTATATCAGGCGCCGACGTTTGAAAGACAGCTACAAAATACTGTATACGCTTAGCTTAACTTACAGTCTGCAAATCAAGGACATGCAGATCATCGAAACAGGTAGCATGTGAGCCCCCACCAAAGATAAGAAGGTAACGTTCTGCGTGCACTGCAGCAGCATGATCAGACCTCGGAGACGGAGACACACCTCTGCAAGTTGACAACAGTTTAAACCCTGATTGCAATTCTTTCATTAACAATGTCTTTCTAAATGTATTCTGGTTATATCAACTCTTAAATGGGTTACttcttcggaaaaaaaaaatgcaaaaacatCTTAAAATCTTACAGGGCATCTATCTCATCCCAGGTCATAGTTTCTAGGTCGAGTACATGCAAATCGTTCAGAAGTGATCTCTTCGCATCTTGGCCACCAAATATCACCAAAGTTTTACCGACGACTGTGACTGACTGGCCTCCACGTGAAACCTGAAAGCAAGAGATAAATGACAAACAAAGTCTCGGTTAAAGAAACCAAACTGCACATATAACTTCCGAATAAAAACGAAATCAATAATTTTTGGATTCAGATGCAAATCAACCCTGTAGATATATTATGGAAGAGCAGAGGAAAAAAtggcttctttctttttttttgcctttgATGGCGAGAAAATAAGTGTTTAGAAGACTGGAATATTTCCATGCAAAGGTGACGTGATGAAAACAAATGAAATAACATGCGAGAAGTGAATATATACCGGTGGTTTTCCATATGTCTTCAACATTGACCATGTAGAGGTATGCGTATCAAAGACCTTCACTGTGATAGGAAACAGCAGAAAATTGATTGTAAGAATAAAGATTCCAGAAAGCTCCTTCAAATAACTGTCTCCGAAGGTAAATAAACGCTTACCTTGCATAGATTCTGAGTGATCCTTAGTATGACCACCGATGGACAGCAATTTGTTGTCCCACGGTATCTACAAAATAACAAAGAAGGCATGGGAAAAAAAAGTCTTGTTACAAACTAATATTGCAAGTGGATTTCACGAAGAGACTATTTTCTTAGCTGAACCGCTGTCCTGAATATTTCTAGTCCGGAAAGTCAAAACGtagaaaccaaaacaaaacgCAAGAAGTTAAATACTAACCAAAGAATGACCAGCACAAGGAGATAGTAACGTCGGAGAGGTTTCCTCTGATTCAGTTGCAACCTTGGTTTCAACTCTCGACCAAGTCCAACTTTTTAAATCTAGAACCTGTATTTTCAGCAGAAGACA
This region of Brassica napus cultivar Da-Ae chromosome C5, Da-Ae, whole genome shotgun sequence genomic DNA includes:
- the LOC125574946 gene encoding acyl-CoA-binding domain-containing protein 4 isoform X2, encoding MAMARATSGPAYPERFYAAASYAGFDGSESSAKNVSSKFSNDTALLLYALYQQATVGPCNTPKPSAWRPVEQSKWKSWQGLGTMPSMEAMRLFVKILEEDDPTWYSRASKDIPDPVVDVQINTTKDEPVVENGNSFSETKTISAENGGLAETQDKDVVSEDPNTVSVYNQWTAPQTSGQRPKARYEHGAAVIQDKMYIYGGNHNGRYLGDLHVLDLKSWTWSRVETKVATESEETSPTLLSPCAGHSLIPWDNKLLSIGGHTKDHSESMQVKVFDTHTSTWSMLKTYGKPPVSRGGQSVTVVGKTLVIFGGQDAKRSLLNDLHVLDLETMTWDEIDALGVSPSPRSDHAAAVHAERYLLIFGGGSHATCFDDLHVLDLQTMEWSRPAQQGEVPTPRSGHAGVTIGENWFIVGGGDNKSGASESVVLNMSTLAWSVVTLVQGRVPLASEGLSLVVSSYNGEDVLVAFGGYNGRYNNEVNLLKPSHKSTLQQKTLEAPLPASLSAVNNATTREIESEVEVSQESRVREIVMDNVNPGSKVEGNNERIIETLKAEKEELELSLNKEKMQTLQLRQELADGESRNADLYKELHSVRSQLATEQSRCFKLEVDVAELRQKLQTLETLQKELELLQRQKAASEQAAMNAKRQSSGGVWGWLAGSPQEKDDSP
- the LOC106453049 gene encoding uncharacterized protein LOC106453049 isoform X2, coding for MDTKSSEESSIETEPMETSTGVDQEDSGEEEVDGDEEEEEGSDLYWEKDSFDGREYHPSDDSEYSDEDLQERARYYNRTVIETKGFFESSGKLPFYTWSGIVVASHRDLETKMYGGITGREFVGNMACECVEKHNRRNNKNVKFEHLLRANFDPGAKTKYYITFAARESDSPDAPPVEYQAKVVWSAGITYPIFCRPAPPSPKH
- the LOC111206552 gene encoding uncharacterized protein LOC111206552 — encoded protein: MSNKMYKGSLGGKPGRKNQNAQAKQHADELKKAEGSSSKIITEPMYRKVFHDIRKDWSLGTGQIIGPVMNQGLKDICWAVCFSRLSQANHNIDNPNNPLEFSYNDLINQVKPKKKEELALSNLKKAFRLIKDPGMLKVSTTRHGAMDGGDKGQRIKFDFDLYEDVDAAYIQQLLDDSYPVALRLQLDFQFSSNKGEIYYLPRKEIITPSSRLHSIILMG
- the LOC125574946 gene encoding acyl-CoA-binding domain-containing protein 4 isoform X1; its protein translation is MAMARATSGPAYPERFYAAASYAGFDGSESSAKNVSSKFSNDTALLLYALYQQATVGPCNTPKPSAWRPVEQSKWKSWQGLGTMPSMEAMRLFVKILEEDDPTWYSRASKDIPDPVVDVQINQTTKDEPVVENGNSFSETKTISAENGGLAETQDKDVVSEDPNTVSVYNQWTAPQTSGQRPKARYEHGAAVIQDKMYIYGGNHNGRYLGDLHVLDLKSWTWSRVETKVATESEETSPTLLSPCAGHSLIPWDNKLLSIGGHTKDHSESMQVKVFDTHTSTWSMLKTYGKPPVSRGGQSVTVVGKTLVIFGGQDAKRSLLNDLHVLDLETMTWDEIDALGVSPSPRSDHAAAVHAERYLLIFGGGSHATCFDDLHVLDLQTMEWSRPAQQGEVPTPRSGHAGVTIGENWFIVGGGDNKSGASESVVLNMSTLAWSVVTLVQGRVPLASEGLSLVVSSYNGEDVLVAFGGYNGRYNNEVNLLKPSHKSTLQQKTLEAPLPASLSAVNNATTREIESEVEVSQESRVREIVMDNVNPGSKVEGNNERIIETLKAEKEELELSLNKEKMQTLQLRQELADGESRNADLYKELHSVRSQLATEQSRCFKLEVDVAELRQKLQTLETLQKELELLQRQKAASEQAAMNAKRQSSGGVWGWLAGSPQEKDDSP
- the LOC106453049 gene encoding uncharacterized protein LOC106453049 isoform X1 translates to MDTKSSEESSIETEPMETSTGVDTSLLGKRKLEETDDQEDSGEEEVDGDEEEEEGSDLYWEKDSFDGREYHPSDDSEYSDEDLQERARYYNRTVIETKGFFESSGKLPFYTWSGIVVASHRDLETKMYGGITGREFVGNMACECVEKHNRRNNKNVKFEHLLRANFDPGAKTKYYITFAARESDSPDAPPVEYQAKVVWSAGITYPIFCRPAPPSPKH